The Bradysia coprophila strain Holo2 chromosome X unlocalized genomic scaffold, BU_Bcop_v1 contig_191, whole genome shotgun sequence genomic interval GGAcagtaaaaacaaatgaacatttttatcgACATCAATGACATAGTCTGCATGAGAGTTTTCCGGCATAACCTCATTAAAAGTAGTTCGTTTACACAATTTATGAGACTGAATGAaactattttcattcaattgtcGTTACACGATGTGTGGTTATAATCTTTATTAATCAAAAACtcattcatttcataaataatttattcaaaattaatgaaaagaaaaagaaaaaaatcgctgAAGTCTGTGCAATTCCGGTGCACGTAACCCATATAACGTTTTTGCTGTCtatcaaaatgtaattgaataGAATCAGATATCGAAATGTACCACACATTATTATACGTTTGAATCATAACTTGTGCGGAGTTGAGACAGCGCTAAACATTACAGtgaataatattattttctatcattATGTCTACGTATAACTTAGATGTTATGTTAATTATCCGTGACTAAAACTTTTCCTATTAATTTTCCTCTCCGCATCGTAAAAACGTTATTTAATACGTATGACAAGATTGGAAGAAAAGCGATTGAATTCCATTGTTGTGTCGTTCAACAATCGGCATACATATTATGTTGTAAAAGTTGATTGGAAATGTCTATAGACATTTATGTGGTGTGTGGTATACGAAGCTACAATTTATTATAGATGTAATGCCATTTATACtcaaattcacttttttttatatttaattgtTCTCGTTTATTTCCGATTCACATTCAATGAAACACTGATACGACAAAATTTCCATCCCTAATTTATTTCATGTCTTAGACCGATATTGTCTTCGCTATGACATTTCTATGTTCGTTCTCTGaggaagagatttttttttatttatttactcatCCTTCCAGTTAGGGTATTTATTCTGAATAATCTGGAGGAAGAAACGAAGTGccaaaaggaaaatttgcgGGTGGGATCTatatattattttgtgttcCCCATTTCAGAAAAAGGGaaagtgatatttttatgCTGTAGtacaaattgatgaaattgtcaattgaaaaaaaaaaagaaaaaaaaatcttatgtttcattttctaaaTTCTCTTGTACTTTAAAGTGTACTCTCCTCCCATCCTCCAAATTCATGAACGTATTATacatttcgttgttgttggCAGAGAATTTGATCTTGTTACCCGGTATTGTGTTGTAAAATATGTAGATCTGATTCGGACACCGTTTCAAATTGAGGGGGTGAGGAATTAACACTGTATACAGTGTgcattgatttattttatttactgatttcatcatatttttttcctaaaaagtccttcgtttttttttaaataagcgAAAGAAACGCTGCTCGCAatgaaatcattaaaaaattatgtgGCTGAGAACGCCTTGATTGGCTGTGAACGAGGGGGTAACAGCAATTtgtaatcattttattttgttggtttttctcgttttttttatcaaaatggaAGCAAGTGTTCAAGTATTGTGTGCAGCTATTTTGCTGTTAATAAAAAACATCCGAACGAGCAAAATAAAGGAGAAACGTAGGGGCTCACAACTACCCTATATACATTGAAAGTACACTGTAACACTGCTCTGCAACACTTGACAGCAACTCACTGTTTACTACAATCCAATCAGCTGTTCTGTGGCTTtgcaaattaaaaacaatccagaaaatctgtaaaaatttactcgagatctAGGCAAAAAAAACTACCGTCATTGCATGGCTATACTATAGCCCACCTCTCGACCTTGGGATTCCGTGAACTGATTTTGACAGAAAGAAATTCCCCTCATTGGTGCTCAGTTCCGGGAGATATATACGAAAAACGTTGATCATCCCCCAAAAATACCACTTTTCCGACCATGGACTCGCTCCATCGATTTTGTTCATCTTCCAACTTAGGCACTGTTCAAAAATGACGTCATGCTCTATTGAAAACGTGACGTTCTCACAAATTAGGCATGCAGCGACGTACTAGTTTAAGTGttcattccactcaacaaaaagtacttctgtgagagagccgtgagagagcaaactgtcaaataaacaaagaaaaaattcaattatgtctctcacacggagtacttttttggtaagaggaaactaagctttaccctgaaaactacaaaagcgCCATCCTTGTTCTCATAGCTGAATACGGTTGTTTCATGAAGTTTTATACTGAAAACTACAAGAGCGCCACATTCagctaaataaaatttgctgacaagtggtgaaaacgtcctgCCCTATTTGGGTCAATTTTGGCTCATTTTGGGTGACAGCCATCCATACTCAGCGATTCAACTGTTGAAACCTGTGCTTCGCAAATCTAAAAGTCAACTgactttttcgtttcattcaattaaataGAAACGAAAAATCACAAACAGTTCTTAACCCCCTCGGCTATATGAAGGAAATTATGAAATGAAAGTTAATTAATTGAATAGTAAATAAACAAGAAACTAATATTTTAAGGCGATTATTCGCCCACtacataaattgaatgaagtgaaatgaatttcaaCTCCAATTGTAAGAATGCCTTATTTTTTACCCATCATGTTGGAACGTTAAATCTACCCTTTTCTGTCCTGAAACCATCGTTGCCAGACATAATGGGCCTATAAACATTCATATCTACTTATATAGTCAAACCGAATATTAATATAGTAGAAAGCAATAATATCAAAGCAGTCACGATATTcacattattttcgaataaaacgACGATCACTGAACGTTCGGCAAAAAAGAAgacgaacgaacgaacgaaaaaaaaagaattagaaATTCCTTATCGAAATAATTTGTCTAGGGGGTAggtacattttcatttgtgcTGTAAGGTTTGAatggaaaaacgaaaaactgcTTTTGAACTCGAAAATAATACCACATAAAACTGGAACTGGTGTATAATACAACACACACCGAAAGTTCTTGCCTGTTTTTGTCATCAATCACTTAGAAGTCTTATCTCATTCCATCGTTTTCTCTTGCTCTAGATTCCATCACGAATAATGAATGGCATGAAAGACATTTTAACATATATAAACCCAACAAAAGCCAACGATatagtaaataaaatatataatcTCGAATTGTATAATTTTCTGTGGTTTCGGGAATAAAAACTCCCCCCCCCCATATTTTCGCCACCTACTGTAATAACCATCGTGCTTTGTACATATTTCCATGGCATacagaattttattaaaattttgcaaaaatagaTTAGATACAATTTATTTGGACGATTTTCGGGGGTTAATTTGGTgctgcgttttttttttttttaatatactTCTCATTCGGTTTACGTAGATATTTTTCGCGTATTCGCAAAAATTCCAGCATAAGAATTTCCCCTCCAGCCTGATAGTATGAatataattcaacaaattaaataaaactaaGCTCaaacatttgaacattttgtgctgaattagacaaatttcattttattttccttgtttttcgacattttttctTTGACGTAAGTGGCATGGCTGAAAGCAAGAACCATTTAGATCCCTGTAGAcgtttgacatttcgaaataaccttggaacaagatttttttttgtataattttggTCACGAAaggaaataaaatcgaaatagactttaccgaaaatataaaaataaatcaataaatgaaaatgttgctgTAAGTCTATAAGTAGCAGTTAAACGTCATTAATTATGAAGTTTCAAACTGCTTTTTAGTCACGTACGAAGTACTCGGGGCTACTACTAAGCAAACGGTAAGGGCATATTTTCGAGGGGCTGCTCACTTTTTTGATTAACCTGATTTACCAGTGATTTACCATGATTAACCATTGATTTACCATCGATTAACCGGGCCAAGCATCGTAACTTAGCTTAAAATCAtgataaatcaatgaaatatagTCATTTAGTTTGGTAAATCtctgttttaatttttggtaaatcaAATTGAGCAACCCCTCGCCTCgcagatttttcaaatttttgttctatttgcGTGGTAAATGATTACCGAATAAATTGTTGGTTAAAGAAGTTTTCAATTTGGATACTTGGActgaaacagaaattgaattgaGTCTGACGACTGAGACTCTAAGGCACTGAGCGTTTTAGTATATCATTACACTATTTGAGAGATGGAAATTTCACATTTCGTGCTGTGACTACCAATATGACTACGGACGTGGAGCGAGCTTACATTTTCGGtcaattattttatcattttaagtTTGTGCGGGAATTTTATTAGGATAAATTCGAACCACATCACATGTCTAACATAACGGTTATAGCCGCAGGCTACTAAATTGACATATAAAAGAGATGTATTACCTAATGTTTGCTTCTATTTCACCGATTTGTACACGATTATAAACTCGCTTTGCAGCAAAAAGCTttaagcaaatactttgatttTAATGTGTTCACTTTGTGTATGAGGCGATTTATATATGTTTGACAAATACGAGAAAacaagagaataaaaaaaaacatttgtgcTTGATGTGACGTTATACAGTAAATATGTCTATACCAACAACGGTGGATAAATATAATTTGTATCGATTTTCCCTCGGTAccaaaataatatattttaggAGTGCATTCACAAAGTACGCACGCTCATTGGTGGGAAGGATGAGcttcagaaattattttccattattttttgtgtaccATAGGGAACGGGGTCTACAATTAGTCATTTTATGCGTGCCTACTTTGTGGATGTCGCCTTGTGTCAGAGGGATAAAATAAATGTACGATTTTATCCCAGGACGCAGCTTGTCGACTTGAAATCATCGTCTtcaaaagaaatcattttgatGGACATAGTAGGGGTTTATCCAAACAAATTTAGATTTAGAAATCATATTCAAACTTAAAATCTTTGGCTAAGGGATATTCTTAGATGAGCgccaaaaaatgtaaaagttcTAGGGGACTGAAATAAGTGATTTGGAATCCAAATTGTTTTGCCCATATAGAAAATGAGGAGCTTATGGTCAGAATGTCAGAAAGGATGATTTAAGTTGAACCAATTTTAAGGTAAACTAAAAAGAAAACTACAATTTATTGTTACATAAATGTTCGTTGAAAAGGAATTAGAATTCATAAATTGgacaaaaatcgtttttttttctcactaaACTTTTCGCCGAGCAAACCTTACCTTTTTAGTATGCTTTAACTCATGCATAAGATCGTCTACCAGTAATATCCATTTCGTCGAAGGATATTTATACATTCTGATATTATGCCATTTTAACAAAGGCTTTTTGGTACCCATGTTAcgtaaaatgtaataaaattttagtatCCCATATTTTTATTGCTGGTGCTGTGCTGCCTGCAATCGACCGAattatatacatatacatacgTATCCACACTCATATTTTTACTATCACAGCAGAAATTTTTAGGAGTTATGAAAACGTGTACATAAAACTTCAGAAACGGGTCACAATAAGTGTTATCGTTAGCAATGctcgtttttctttctttctttctttttctcgtTTAGGTGGTTACATATATTGGTCATAAGTTATGTACTTTGGGACAAACAATTCATAGTCACTCCCAAAACGATTATGGATTATATgaaaaggaaaacattttctaattgaatattgaatttctttttcaaccATTGTCTTGCGAGCAAGAATAAATCATTTGAACCGTTTTTCTGTTCAAATGTTAgatagaaatttgttttacttGATTTGTTACCGTTTCCGGAGTGTGTACAAGGATATTAAGGAAAGTGTATTACCTTCTTGCTTGTATGTTTACTGTATTGGAAAGTGTGagctttgcggaacgagccgaaggcgagtggagtaatcGCACAAGCCAAAACAATAACTTACAGGCAATTacgtaaattattttacatgctaatgcgtcgaaaaccgtacttttcatgtttcaagcacttccaTTACATGCTTGTGCACTAGTCACCAACATTTATAACCGAACTTTTAGACTTTTATGAAAGCGGTGCAACTGACATTAAACTGATGTTGGGGggattttagattttatttgtCTGATGAATTTGATGTAACAACCTGGAAGTTGACTTAATTTTCTAAAGATTGTATTATTTACTCTTGCAGGTGCTGTGGGCGGAGGAGACGATGGCGGTGATGGTGACGATAAGGAAAAGGCAGAGGAAGAGGAAAGAGAACGTCAAGAAGCGATCAGAGAAGCTGAGGAAagacgaaaagaaaagcaTCGAAAAATGGAAGAAGAACGCGAAAAAATGCGACAAGAGATTAGGGACAAGGTAAGAGGCCACTTCCTATTTAATTGACATTTAATTCTGTAAGTGTCCattgttgatttttattttgatttggttTCGATGGGCGTAAATATCAGACATAAAACTCTGTAAGCATCTAGTTACAGAatcaataaatcgaaaaaaaatattattcgtctTGGAAGTATCAGCatttaaaatccattacatcattcgaaataaaaaaatgaaaagtctcgttttcgtatgtttattgacctcggcttcgactCGGCTTCgactcggatcaacaaaattcacacggaAGCTATACATTTCGTCTTTTTATCTACAGTcttgtaaaatactattatcacatacacgtggtgttcggatgtcaaaattacttaactagaagaataattcaaaaattacacttcagttctatgttgttgtctcgttttcgcttatgtgataaaatatagtacacacttgtcactatcagtctcggcaagcctcgacctcttcgtgacaagtgtgtaatagtAACATATATCATCATACTCGCGCCTTGTTGTGACgtcacatttatttatcaagAAGGATAAATCGGTTATTATTGACAAGTGCAATAGCTGTCCCGTTTTCACTCATTATGATAAAATAGGATATCGATAAGGCTATATTGTCAAGCCTCGATTGTCCGTCTCATGTATCGATAATCTCATATAACAGCCCTAGGCTTGCAATAGGTCCACTTGCAGGCAAAACGTTATTCCAATCAAAGCCCATTTTATCACATGATATTGAATTAATGGTAATAGCACGACATTGGTATACTGACGGCCTTTAAATATGATGAAAAGCTTCAaaagttaattatttttcattacttTGTTTACCACGATCACTAATTTCGTTTCGGATTTATTCATCCAACAGCAATCCGGCAGGCAGATATTCAAACCAAGTTTATAtcagatttaattttaattggctGCACCATAAACAGTGAATTATAAATGACTTCGAGTTACATTTTCCACTCAATTTGATATGCTTTTCATTGGTTTAGAAATGTGACCCCATTCTGAATCGATATATTCTCCAATATATAATATTGAAGTGTATGTGCAGCCAATAGGTTTACGGATATGATATTTGGTGGTATGCAATATTTACTCGTTTTCGATTGACTTTATGCGACTGGACCGGACTGGAAAAAATAGTCAAACAGATTCAATCGATTTAGAGTTTAGATTTTTGCTAGCTACGTGGTCGCCAGTGCATGAacgaaaaaatcgatttttcattatttttttcgccgATCGGTATCTACAAGTCGGAGTGCGGACCATTGCACTACATAAACACTAGTAACGTGTCCACTAATGATCGAGTGAGTCTGGTTCGACCTGAtgggttcaggtcaggtcgtGACCTGAATGCTTAATCAGGTTACCCATGTTGATTTGTCACCTTTTGAACTTTCTGACTGAAGGTCAACATGATCTATTCGGGGCAGGTTCAGAAACCTGAACTGAAGAACCAGATAGGCCGATGATCCAGGTCCACccaaaaacgaattttgtttatattcgAGCATAGCATGTATCAAtacaaatttataaataatattttttgaagaCCGTTCAGAGTTATATAATACGGGATAAAACATGTGTGTATGCTTGCCTCTTAGTGACCTGTGTTCGATTCCCGTGTTagacatggaatttttctagcgatcaTATCGCATTGGTAAAGCTTCATAATGTGTATTTGATAACGAAGGgtatttcggacatttcgaaAATCTGTTTATGTCAAAATGGAAGCAGTAGCCAGAGCTGGactgaaccaaaaaaaatctgaattttgtcaaaattgaaattttcgaaaacaggCCCTGTATTGTGCACGGCAATTAAAgttaaatatatatttgattcgattacaaaatttcaacagtaaatttgaaaagtgaaaattttaattaatgatttaatctcgaaaatggaaacaatttttttcaataatgtTAACACTGCCATTGTTCTCGTgtacaattttcatattaaaatgaaataaaacccGAACAAAAGTTATCGCAACATAGTTGGCTTGATAAAGCCAATATTAAAAGTTcgtattaaaaatttaattacattttcgcAATTCTGATTgttatattttaaattatattggTTTTCGAACAAATCATCCTCGGCTCAACTATTTACGTTGATTTTCGCATTGTCACAATGATTGCGAATTGAAACATAGATATAGGAGAATGAtatttagaaactaagaagaaatgtaacagagttttcccatattttagtacattctgtcataaaattactgctgtcactgcgcttattttcatatgaaccaacttcactgctgtgacatttcataggaatgaataaatgtgaagttgtttcacAAAGAAATAGTCCAGCAAGAATGAAgcactataaaaaaaatgtagcgcctctacaggccaaccgactaggcgaatactGAAATATCCTCTGTATGAGGGTAGTTTATCTTACTACCTGTCACATAcaaaagttgaccattacataacGGTTTGCTCTCTGCGAAAATTATCACATAAAGAATGTTCTCGGTTCATTTTCGGCccaatacattggatgctgctacgtATTTCGTTAATTTGGAAACAGATTTGTGATACTCGTGTAATTTTGTACAACTtacttcggtaactgttttttgATTAGTGTATTTGTAcggccagaaaatgcgaaaaaccgGTTTTTGTTCACACTGTAATAACGCATTCAATTGTAATCTAATATTACGAGAAccatttcaccattttttatGAT includes:
- the LOC119068529 gene encoding complexin-like, with translation MAAFVAKQMIGNKMSAVKGAVGGGDDGGDGDDKEKAEEEERERQEAIREAEERRKEKHRKMEEEREKMRQEIRDKVRGHFLFN